ACATTGAAGAAGTTAATCCCACGTTGCATGTTAACTGTAagataaaccataaataaaatatAGTTCAAAGGCTAATCCATTATTCCTCTCattatttcttcttcttgttttaaAAAGTCATGGACAAAACTAGCAAAAGAAGAGTCTTGTTTATTTTCTGGTTCATAACAATCTCCATTCTAATCACTCTAACGAAAGGAGAAAGTCTAGATTTTGTTCATAAACAGGAAGATATCAAACAATCTTTCACAAAGATACTACGAAGCACAATTTCTTTGCTGAAGACTTTTCATCAGAATACATGGGAGAAAATCAAAACTCTCATGCAAGAAATTCAGTTTCAATACTTCCCACCAAACTTAGAGTATGGTTTTTCATcttctttttatatatacatatttgtttGTCGTTTGATGTGTTTTTGATGTCGTTTCCAGCTTTAAAGGTGTAAATGAAGCAAATGCAAGGGGTGGTGCTGGAGGCAAGATGACGAAAGCAGTAGGGAGGAGTTTTGGCACAAGCAAAGAGACAGTTGAGGAGACTGCTAAATCGGCTGCTGAAGTTGTGGATAAAACAATGGTCAAGACAGCCAAGAAAGTAAAAGAAAGTGTCTCTGATGAAGAATCTGCTGCAGAGCTTTGATTGATTTTGCTTTTGGGATTGTAAAGGATAGGCAGTGGTTTGTCTGTGCCTGCCATAGTCTCTGTAGAGTTTTCTCAAACTGTCAtcactttttgtttttttttttttaaaatctctaTTGCCTATAAAAGAGTAAGAAAAAACTGCAGATATTTGTGATTCATATTGAGAAGTGAGGTAGTCTTGCTTATTCATTTTAGTTGTTTTAGACAAATTTCATTTTTACATCACATGTTTTTGTCAAAGTATGGCTTTAAGTATCTCAAGTTTTTATATTTCTAATACAATATGAACAATAATCAAGTTGAACTCTTAGATAAGATGTTGGAATTCAATAGCCATGATGTTTATAAATAAAACAGGGAACATAAAAACGATGATCAAGTTAGACAATCTAGTCTAGGCACAAAGGCACATATCAGCTATGACTTGTCAACGAAATTTAAACTCAAATATCAATTTAGAGATATCCCAGTTGCAGTCTGCAATACCTTGATGGAGACTTTTAACAACAGCTTGGAATTCCCCTCTAGCAAAAGGAGGGTCAAGTTAAGAGAAAGAATGAGCTCAATAGCTATCCGAGCAGCGCTACCTTCACCTATCAGTGGGGAAGTTAGGCCACACTTAGATTCAATCTAATTGAGTCACGGCAGATAGTAGCAATAACCACAATATCATCATGAACAGCTGCATTAGAGTTAATCTTACACTAACCATCAAGTGGGGAGATCCAAGGGTGCTGTTCAGAGGAATCAATTAAAGGACACAAGGTAGAGATGAAGCTCTTAAAACAGAAAAGGAGGAATTTTAAGCAGTCCTAACAACACTGAAGGCAAGACCATAAAGCCATTGATGTAATTTCAACTTAAAAGATCACAGATGATGCTCAGCATATACTAGATAGGAATCGCAGAAAGGTTTTGTGGAGATATCAGCCCATCTTTCCAGCAAGAACAAGATAGTGGGGAGATATTTTGATTCCCCTAACATTTTATGATCTCCAAGCAACCGTTCACTAAACAACATTACAAGGAGAAATGGCAGAACTTTCCCATAATTATTGTACTTGTCTAGTTTTGTGTTAAACTATTActatataaaaatagttattttgctaTGTTTCGTCCATTATTTTGAAGAATTACATAACTTAGTACATATTTTTACCTTACTGCAGCTACTGACTCCAACAATAAAAGGCTAACTTTGTCTATAATTAGAATTTGTACAAGGGTGCATAAACAAGGTTGATAATTGCAGTGGGATAAAAGATATTACTGAGTGACTCAAAATATGATGAGTCACACTGATCATCAGTAAAAGATATACAGACAAATCATATTACGAAAACTATTTTGGCAAAAATATTAGTAATAATTGAAGGAGTGATTTTGCAATGCATGATAATTTATGGGGGAACTGTCATTTGTCCGTAGAAACAAAGTTGCAGGAGAAGCAAGGCAGTGGATGCCTGGAGGATGGTTTGATGATCCTAGTTACAAATGTGATGATATCAACACCTTAATAAGAGGACAAAAGAAAGCAACATCTTTTAATTTTGCTAAGCACTTGAGATCAGCAAAATTAATGGAATCTGCTCCTAGTCATTTAATAACATGAAACAGCAGAGTGAAAATTACATAAATGTAAAAATACAGCTCATAAAACTCATGTTTCCCAAAAAACTTCAAATTCTTAATATTGCAGAAAAGCTCTCTAAAGAATCACTGAGACTAATTTGAGTCAATGTATGGAGCATAAAAGTGTGGTAATAAAACCACCTACACAACCAGTGATACATGCTTCAGATATCATAGCAACAAGCACTACCAACAAACTACTGATGCCATACACTTTTCATCATTCAAGTAGTGCAAAATTGAACTAAGAAAAATGAGAACCGGAGAGTTTGAGACATTCACTCTGGCATCTTCGGAGGCATATGTCATTCCAGTTGGGCACTTGATGTTGGTTAACACAAACAGTGCGAGCACACGCATCAGCACAAGCTTCAAGCTCGGATACTCCACAAACAGTGACACAAGTATCAGGGATTGGATCCTTTGAGAATGCCCCAACCTTTTTCAGCATTCTCTTTGATGTACACACCCTCTCACATACAAAAATCTCGTCAGAATTCTTCTCCCTACCCCGGGCACTCTGTAATCTCTGCTCTTCCGCATGCTTCTTCTTCATTCTAAAAGCTTGCCCTGCAACAACCGCAGGGATGGCAGCTAAGAGAGACCACCACACTTCCACCATCACTACACAAAAAGATCAAAATCTTTTTCCCTCTCTACGTTTCTTCAGTCCTTCACAAAAGATTCAAACTATCAAGAACTCTACAATATGCTTTAATCATCATTTTCATTGTTACATCATGCATACTTAATAAGGTTTACAGAGTCAATTTGGCATACTTGTAGCAGTGAAGCTTATAATGAACAAAACCATGTAGTATGCAAGTGGCAAGATCTTTGAATTGAATATCTTATAATAGATACTGTACTATATATTTACAGTCAAGAAGTTCTAGACTTTTATACAGACTTCACAAAAGAAACCCAGAAGGAAAATCAGGAAATTTCGTTTTAAACTTGGTTCCATGTGCAACCAGTCCTTATTATAGAAGTTttttctttaatatatatatatataaaaaaaaatgtacacTAAATAATTTTGGGATTATTATAACTCATCTCTATCATAACAAAACAGTGTGTCAGACACAtgactaaaacaaaaaaataaaaaatcatgctCACTCACTTATCAGAATGAAAATATGAAAACACCCATTTCCACTGCAACAACACAATAAGGTGCCTACATTGTAATATACTAACAGGGAAAAAAAACCTTATCTAATGCACTCTTACCATTTTCGAACCCAATCCAGATGAAAGCGAGAATAATACTATACGGAAAAATTGATTCTCTTCACAGTTGTTGAAACAATATCCATAGAAATCCGTACCcacaaaaaaaaaaccacaacaacaagaagagaaaaaaaattgcTACTGGGATACTCACCCAGAACGAAATCGGGACGGCTCTGGCAGTAGGCGCCGGCACTGGGCAGTGGGCAAGTGTTAGTGGTTTTAGTACGCAGCGTGCAAAAATGCGAATCGAGGCTGGTAAATAGagactagagagagagagtatataTTTCGTTCGAttgtg
The genomic region above belongs to Humulus lupulus chromosome 1, drHumLupu1.1, whole genome shotgun sequence and contains:
- the LOC133828261 gene encoding uncharacterized protein LOC133828261, with the translated sequence MDKTSKRRVLFIFWFITISILITLTKGESLDFVHKQEDIKQSFTKILRSTISLLKTFHQNTWEKIKTLMQEIQFQYFPPNLDFKGVNEANARGGAGGKMTKAVGRSFGTSKETVEETAKSAAEVVDKTMVKTAKKVKESVSDEESAAEL
- the LOC133803823 gene encoding uncharacterized protein At5g64816, whose protein sequence is MVEVWWSLLAAIPAVVAGQAFRMKKKHAEEQRLQSARGREKNSDEIFVCERVCTSKRMLKKVGAFSKDPIPDTCVTVCGVSELEACADACARTVCVNQHQVPNWNDICLRRCQSECLKLSGSHFS